Genomic segment of Populus nigra chromosome 6, ddPopNigr1.1, whole genome shotgun sequence:
TTGCAGAGGCGAAACTGAACGGCAAATTTGCTTGACGGTAAGTTTTTGGTGGATGCTGTGTTTTATCGGCATGGACGGGGGCCATGgagttaaaattattattaaataagttGGTTGTCAGAGTGGAAAAGATAGACCTCCTTGGCCCATTTATTGGTGGGCTTAGAATATTATGAACCTTGGCATGGGTCCAATTAcgtaaaattattgaattcctATCTCTACTTCTCCCTCCGTTCCTGTTTCTTTCTCTGCGTCACTTTCGGAGGCTACCGAGATAGGGAAGTGCGTTATGTTTGTGATTGTAATAATGAGGtagtttaaaatatctttttatttaaaaatataagaaaataaaatgttattattttttaaaaattatttttgatattaatacattaatataatttaaaaatataaaaaaaaattaatttttttaagaatttgattTGCACCACGTATCCAAACACATCTAGGTAGAGGGTTTAGTgaattacttgatttttttatataaaaataatttttaaaaaataataaaatattattttaatatatttttaaataaaaaatattttaaaaaataaagaaaggtgATAAGACATATTCTTTGTCTCTTTGATGTCTATTCATGTAAATTTCTATTTGCGACTCCATTTGACGAGTAGTTTTGTCACTGTGATTCTTGGAACaagttattgaaaataataatttatatattcatggtATGCTAACATCTTATCTTTTACACTGACATTAAAATTTGGCAACAAATAATGGAACGATAGTGATGAAGTCAACGAAACTTTAAAAGAATTTTGAGTCTACTGAATGAGTGAGTTGGGGAGTGATTCTGATGAATGACCTGGTGTCGTCTGTAAaagtatgtttttatatattttaagggatttttttataattaaatcagtATATAATagctaataaaataattagattaaGAGGCAGAGAAGAGGATTGAGTGATCTTATTCTATATTCGTGTGTATTAATGGGGCAATTATAAACATGATGATTCACGTATAATACATTATTATATGGTTTATGTGATTTGTTTAGGAACGGgactcaaattattaaattttttaaattattttaatataatgatattaagaattaattttaaaaaataaaaaaatattttaatatattttaaaataaaaaatattttttaaaaataataattattataatatcaaatattatctTTGTAAAATAAGCCAGCTAACCATAACAAGGGCGTGCCTCACCCGAGAAAAAATACTGGTTGGATAGAAGAGGAGAGTTCTAAATTGGCCATGTTGATCAACcagtaaatttttttgttactattaatatgaatatttaaattaatttatgtgtatttaaattaattttataaattttaaaattaataattatataaatttacagtaactataaaatttatataaatcgataatttttaaattacaagtCCAAGCTACACCACTCGGTATTGTTTAAACTTTACTTTACGGTAAAGCGTGTCGAGTGACTATTGTTTACTGTTTGGCCAATGAAGAGAGATGTGAGAATATTTTTGGTGGAACTTGTATATTCCCGTGCATATTATTTTACGTGTCAATCAGTGAAAGTCAGAGAAGAGAGAGTATGGGCATCTACTTGGAGATGGCCCTACCggctggaatttttttttttttcacttccaATTATGAGAATAAGAATAGAAATTTTATTCTCACGAGTCTAATCATTGAAATGCAAATACACCAGACCGCTTAGACCTACCTGTATCCAGCGGCCTGAGCTCTCAACCCACCCACCCTGCGGTGGTTGCGATTTGAAAGGACAATTTAATCCATTCCTACTGAATGTATGTGAATTGTTTTAGATTAATTGCCGaggatataaatattattaaatttaatttaaaatttactcaaacctaaatatatttgtaaaacaattagatttttgtaacaatatatatatatatatatatatatatcttagtattaatataaaacgtttatatatgaataatatttattattttattatttaatacacacacacacacactttaaatacatattaactattttattttaaatcaaatcactTTTTGATACACAAATCAAGCCTCCATTTCTACGTACACTCTGTCCCGTTAGCGAGTATAATTGAATAAGCATTTAGATGTATAGTACACTCAAACAAAGTAGTGGAGAAAAAAACCAGGTAAAATATATTtcaggtaaaattaaaaatgttaatcaattctactgtgttttttttttgttgaaaactcTACTGTATTTCTATGTCAggcttttttattgatttgattttcaatattcgagatgaaaaaaaaaagataatttttttctacacGCATGtcttaacaattatttttttgctctgTAGAtataagtaaatttatttttttatgacagTTAGTAGTTTATATACTCTTGCGGGTTCCAATACAAAAaggtcaattttaaaattgatattaaatcCAGTACagtatatattttcaagtgaaacgcttctttattttattataaaacaatttttttgtttttactttattCAACAAGAATAACAAATTTCAAGAGTGAGTGATCATGTCAATGATCAGCAAATATAAAAGAACGTTacaatttctctaaaaaaaaatgaacgaaAATTTGGAACAGAAAATCAAGACACAAACGAGGAGGGCTGTCTGACGTCATCCCGGGCGCCTGTTTTTAAAGAATATCTGAACAGTGTTtcgttatttgtttttaatttcaaaacatattaatataatatttttttaaaaaaaattatatttaacatcaacacattaaaatatttaaaaatattaaaaatatattaattaaaaataaaataaaaaataattttttaaaaatacttttaaaccCCAATGTGAAAGCCTCGCTGCCCTGTCACAAACCTCTTATTGCCTGTCGCAAGTTTATCTTCGGAAAAGTAAGACACGTGTCAAAATGAGAGGGAGAAAGCAATGGTGAAGGTAGCTAGCAGTCCTCGACAAGGATTATATTGGAAATtggaaacatatataaataagatctgaaaatactagaaaaaatcATACATGTAAAAATGGAAAATCCATTCCCATCTATTTACAGCACTACATCATCACACAATAAGGGCAAAATGCCCTTAACAGGGATGGAGCCACAGCAACAATGAAGACCCAAAGACAAGATAATAATGGATCCTGTGCTCTGCAGCACACCACACATCCTATATTATACAATATTATATCTGTAACAACCAAAACTGCTACTTCTCTTAAGCAATTTACTATCTTAGCAACCATAAGAGGAGATCTCTCGTAGGCCCTCAGGCTCTCCTTCTCGTAAGCAATTTATAGGAGGAATAGTCACTGTTTCTTGAGTTCCATAAGCATTCCAACAAAATGGATCATCCACCAACTCACCTTCTTCAGGGAGAAGCTCGACCTCTGATAGCAGTATATTGGTGCAGGCTACTGTGTCACTACAGGCGAAGTGTATTGGTGGGGTTCTAACATCGTATGTGCCCTTAATGTTCCTGTATGTCACGCCTGTGACATAGACAGCTGAGGTCTCATTTTGACAAGCCTTTGATAGGCAGTAGTATTGGTCTATGATAATGCAGTTCCTAACATTCTCCATTTGGATGTTTTCAAAGTTTATGTCTGATACACAACCCGTGCCGCCCTGCCATGTCTTGATCCTTAGCCCATCGTCtgattcttttattattgtatttcgGACGGTTATGTTACTTACGCATGCCTGGGAATTGTGTACTCCTAGGCTTCCAATGCTACGGAGAACAGAGAAAGAAGCCAGTGTTTTAGACACTTGATGCCAATCCCATATAAGTGAATCcagcaaaattttgaaaaaccatGTGCGATCGTAACTTCAATTTTGCATTtgatgtggaaaaaaaaaaacgataataAACACACTCAACCAACAGGCCATAATACCTTAATAGATGAAAcgtcaagttttttttcttataaaaaggcAGCGAAAAAGATGAACTGATGAGCACACCAACGATGTGGGTGGAAAACAATTTCTTGTGTGctctgcttttttttaaaagaaaaaaagcaacctTTTAATTACTTTTGTGTGATAAATACTGTTGTGGATCGACAAAATGGCATTTATCAAACACAAAAACTGACATATGGCCATCATGTTGTAGGGCCAGACATAGCCTTTAACTGTACTGAGAAGGGACCCAAAAAAGTTGCTTCGCACAGTGAGCTGGTAGTTAAAACAACCATGATGTCAATTTAGTTGAAACAGAGAGAAATTGTACCTAATCCCGTGACTGGGACCACAAGTGAGACCATCAATATCCACATTCGAGCATCCTGTTCCGATTGATATGCAATCATCACCTGTTCAAGTCTCCATTATGTTAGAGATGGCTTGATAGCAGATAAATAATCTGAAATAGAGAGATTATATtaagtaaaatgttttattttattcttttcaattcgCCATACCATTGCTAATGAAAGAATCGTATATGCCAACAGCCTTGGTGTTCTCTATGTGGATCCCATCAGTATTGGGGCTGAGTTTAGGAGAAGATATGGacagtttttttatcaaaacaccTTCACAGCCATCAAATTTCATATGGAATTGAGGactgttttggattttcaagCCACTGACTTCCAAATTGGAGCTCATGAAGAACCGAATTAACTGAAACCATCAGCAAATTTTTATCTGTTAATGTATGGCAAAATTATGTAGTAATTGATCAGTTTTTACCTAAATTACTTGTGGATTATTTTCACTTACCGCAGGGCTAACACATGGTCCTTTTGATGTCGATCCATTAGGACCCTGAAATCACATCATATTGGGACAGAAAACGTTAATGTGGTTCCAGCACAGAATTAATGAAACGCAGAAATTTAATCAAAGAAAGCTTACCCGGTGAGGTTTGCAGGGTAGATCCCACCACTTCTCTCCATTTCCTTCAATGGTTCCTTCTCCTGTGAGAGTCATACCGTCAAGTCGATAAAACACAAGCCATTGCTGAGTGCTATCCTTCTCTGGCCAGGAATCCGGTCCATCCGGCGGCATTAGGCCCCCATCCACCTATTCACGTTACAATTCTCAGTAAGCCAGGTCCTACTAAAACAAACAGAAACGACGTGGATACAAGTATTCTTACCCGAAACACAATTCCTGGCTTGCATGGACCTGAGAAAATAGTTGAAGTGATCATGAAAGAATAACCTGAAGGAGCCAGAATAACACCAGATTCCACTCCACAAGCTTCTTTCCAGGCCTGCCTGAATGCATTAGTATCATCAGTGGAACCGTCACCAACTGCCCCATAATCCATGACATTGAAAATGTAGTCTGAACTTGTGTTGCCAGGATCGTTCGGATAAGGGTCTGAAGGGATTGAAGGAGAATTAGAAGGGGATGAAGGGGCAGTGGGGCTTTGAGGATCAGGGGCATCATGAGGGGTTGGAGAAGCAGGAGGCTCTGTATTTTTGGACCTTttgttctttggcttgtggtaACGGGACCTTCCTTCTACATTGCTGGAATTATAAAGCAGAAGGGACACTGCAATGAAAATGGCTAAAATACCGCGAATGATCTCCATGAAAATGGAATAAAAGATGGGAGTGTAGTCAGTGTTCAATACTGTGAAGAACCAGAACAAATCAAGAATATGTCAATGCAAGACAATAGTAAGTTCAGCTTCCCTAATGTTGTTATTGAGAAACAGCATAAGAGAGCCAgagaatttttaacaaattttaggGGCCTCAAGTGAAGTAGCAAAAGGGATTAATTTATACTCCTGTAAAATGACCTCCAAAAACTGTTCTAATGTCTATGGTTGACACGTGTCATGTTCCAGTTGATTGAAATATCATTGTCTTTCAATTAACAGCTGGGGATAATTTGGAGGATGGCTTGGGTGGCGAATGTACTTGATTCTTCAGTAGAAATCAATGCTTTCATCTTacctttttgtttctgtttgtcattttttttcccttacaatttgttttagttcttgtaaaactttgagggggGAGAGTAAAATCATACTAAATCACTTGGCTAAGGCATAATTCGCCCCGCTCTCAACGTCAAGACTAATTTTCGAGTGCCCTTAACGAGAGATTAATTCAAGCGTCATAACTAGTCAAACCTTGCTAGCTAATTTGATGCTGCTACCCTCCCTGCATTTGATGAATAATGGCCTGCTTTTCGTTGTTGTTTCTGTCCCTATTTAATAGAATAacatttgttgtttttagttgCCTAACAAGTAATAAGGTTAGGGTAGGACTGGGAGGGACTTGCATCGTCAACAGAACTACCAGCTTGTGAGCTGCTTTGAGGCCCGTATTTCATAGAGCCAAAGCCAGGTGCTGCATTCTTTTGGCTTCTGTTGCGGGCAAGGCTTCTAAACAACTAACAAGCATTCATACATAaacctcttttcttcttctagaaagggaaaaaaatgtggAAATATGTCTTGTCCTGTTCATGCATAATCTATGCGTCGCACAGGAAACATTTCATGCCATCATTATGCATCCAGACTTTAAGTTCATTCGTTGTCATGATCACTAAAATTGGAGAGTTCTTAGTAGCTAGTGGCAGTCAATAAGGAGTTAGAACTCAAAAACTTGCGACAGCTTAAACTAGTTCAGCTGTGCTTGTTTAACTGTTATAATGAAATGATGATGGTTCTTCCATCCAGctatttaaaaatcattgtGGGATATAatttagcattaaaaaaaacttctggACCACGATTCCAAACTCATTTTCTTAATGTCGACCTTGACCATGTAATAACAAAGGGCTATAATTAAGCTGGCTGTTCCAGATAACCAGATTTCAGCCCTTGAGACAAAAGTTATTACCTGCGATTGAAGCCAAAAAACAAGTTCCATGAAATGCATATGCAAGGAAAGCTAACAGAAGCAACCTAGCCTAATATATGGTGTCAATTAGAAATTAATTGGCTCTACATAAAACCAAAGGGTGATTTTGGCCATCCCATATCTGGCATTACCCCGTGTATTGTACGTATATAAAACCCTGAAGAGAGGGAAACAATTCTTAATACTTAAAcaaattattgattgattgtGTTTTGCAACTAATTAACAAGTTAAGTACTACATCTACCAAACCCTTGTTGCAGAAAGAGAACTCAGCGATTCCCCTCTG
This window contains:
- the LOC133697904 gene encoding polygalacturonase At1g48100-like; its protein translation is MEIIRGILAIFIAVSLLLYNSSNVEGRSRYHKPKNKRSKNTEPPASPTPHDAPDPQSPTAPSSPSNSPSIPSDPYPNDPGNTSSDYIFNVMDYGAVGDGSTDDTNAFRQAWKEACGVESGVILAPSGYSFMITSTIFSGPCKPGIVFRVDGGLMPPDGPDSWPEKDSTQQWLVFYRLDGMTLTGEGTIEGNGEKWWDLPCKPHRGPNGSTSKGPCVSPALIRFFMSSNLEVSGLKIQNSPQFHMKFDGCEGVLIKKLSISSPKLSPNTDGIHIENTKAVGIYDSFISNGDDCISIGTGCSNVDIDGLTCGPSHGISIGSLGVHNSQACVSNITVRNTIIKESDDGLRIKTWQGGTGCVSDINFENIQMENVRNCIIIDQYYCLSKACQNETSAVYVTGVTYRNIKGTYDVRTPPIHFACSDTVACTNILLSEVELLPEEGELVDDPFCWNAYGTQETVTIPPINCLREGEPEGLREISSYGC